Within the Marinitoga litoralis genome, the region TACAACTGAAGCATTACCTGCATTCATTACTATAATAATGATGCCTTTAACTTATTCAATTGCAAATGGTATTGCTTTAGGTTTAGTTGCATACCCATTAATAAAAGTATTTTCTGGTAAAGGAAAAGATGTTCATTGGTTTAATTGGATATTAGCTTTGGCATTTGTGTATTATTTGATATTTTTACAACACTAATAATTTTGCCCTCATTCGAGGGCATTTTTTATTTATGTTTTAATATCTCTAAAAATAAATAAAACAATTTATCATTACCATGATAATTAATAAAATGTGTTTGTACAAGCGTGAATAATAGAGTATCAACATTTGTTATTTTTCCTTTAGAAACTTTTTCTGAAATATTTTTTAATAACATTCTTAATTCAACCCTAACATCTTTTAAATTCAATTTTACTGAGTTTTTTTCTAATGATTTAATAATTTTTTCTGAAAAAACTATATATAAATCATAAATATCATAATTTTTGAAAATATAAAGCCTTCCAATTTTTTCATTTTTCAAAGTTGATAATTCTTCTAAATTAATGTTTTCTACATAATTTAAATCTATTCCGTTTTCATTTATTTCTATACCCACAGAAAACAACGATTTAACTTCATCAATATTAAAAAGTTTTTTTAATAATCTTTTTAATATTAAAGTTTTAATTTTTAAAACTGTATTATATGAAACTTCTAAATCTTCAGATATTCTTTTTATTAAACTCCCTTTTGAAAGTTCGTGTATAATTTTTACAAATTTTAATGGTTTAATTCTAATATCTTTAAAAATTGTACCATTATATTTAGACCATTCTCTTCTGCAACTCTTGCACTTAAAATGATTTCTTCTAATTGAATAAATTTCTGTACTTTCACAATAAGGGCAAACTTCATTAATTTTTAATACACCAATATCAAATAAAAATTTTTCTGCTTCTAAATCATTTTTTAATTCTTCAATGTTCATACAATCACCTCTCATAATATATTTTATCATATTAATCAAGACTTAATTATCTGCCACCAAAATTTTCTTTATTTTTAAACATTAATGAAACAATTAAAGAGTAAAGTATATTTCGAAATCAGTATTCAATATTTGCCACCAAAGGAGGGAAAGTATGAAAATAAACAAAAAGAGTTCGATATTTATTGTTATATTAATATCTGTACTTACTATATTTTTCGGTTTTTATGCAGCAAAAGTTAGTGTTAAAGACAATATAGCAAGTTATGTTCCAAAGAACGACCCAGATAAAAAGATATATGATGAGGTTGCAGATGAATTTGGATTAAACGGAATTATACTCACAGGTGTAAAGTTTGATGATGCTTATAAACATTTTGGTGAAATAAATGCATTGACAGAAAAATTAAAAAAATTAAATGTTGTTGATAATGTTATTTCACCAGTTAATGCACCAAGAATTAGCGTTACAGAAGAAGGGGATATATCCGTTGGAAATTTAAAATCCAGTTATGATTTTTCAACATATGATTCATATGACTTTGAGAAATTGAAAAATGAGTTATTAAATGATGATATGATAAAAGGCAAATTTATTTCAGAAGATGGAAAAAGTGTGTTATTTGCCATTGGATTAAAAAAGAATGTTGAAGAAAAATCCGCAGGCTTGATGGTTGAAAACGTTTTTAAAGAAGCAAATGTTGACTATTACATTTTTGGAACTGCAATTGCAAATAGAGAAATTGAAGAGATAGTTAAAGACAATTTATTAAAGTTAATTCCTATTGTATTGATTCTTGTTATGCTTGTTCTTTACTTTAGTTATAAGAATATTGCAGGCGTAATTCTTCCTATCATTTCTGTATTAATAGCAGATATATGGACTGTTGGAATTATGTATCTTTTAGGTATTAATTTTAACATTACAACATCTGCAGTGCCAATTGCAGTAGTTGGGATTGGAACAGCATATCCCATTCATATCATTAGTAAATATTATGAAGAATTACATAGAGGAATTTCTGCCACAGATGCAGTTAATGAAACATTAAAACATGTTGGAACAGCGGTGGTATTAAGCGCATTAACCACTATAGCAGGATTTTTATCATTATTAACAGCTGATTTAACCCCTGTATGGCAGTTAGGTATTTTTACATCATTAGGAATTGCTTTAGCCTTATTGATGGCTACAGTTTTTGTACCTGCTATGTTGATGATTTTTCAACCTAAATCAAAAGCTAATCTTTCACAAGAAGGTGAAAGTCACTTATTAAAAACATTTACAAGTAAAATAATTTATCACAGAACAATTACATTGTCTATTATTTTATTTCTAATAATATTAACATCTTTCTTTATTCCAAAAATCAAATCTGATATGCAAATTGAAAACTTTATGAGTGAAAAAACTCATATGGTTCAGGGTTCTAAATTTCTGAGAAAGAATTTTGGTGGAAATGATTATATTTTTATAGATTTTCTTGCAAAAAAAGATAACACATTTAGAGATTTTTACTTTAATAGAACAATAAAGGATATTTCAATGTATGCAAAAAATTCACCAGTAGTATCTCAAATTACTAACATAGGAGATGTTGTGGCGAATTTAACAGAAGGATTCACAGGTTATGAATATGTTCCAGGTTCTAATTATGCAATGGAACAAAACTATATGTTAATTGAAGGTAGTGAAGGAATAGATAAGATATTATCCACAGAAAAAAATGAAGCAATTTCTCAGATTATGGTAAATACAAAAAGCTTTAGCGATGTGAAGATTTTAGAAAAAAAATTGAAAGAATATATTGATAACAATATTATAAAAGAATACAAAGTGGAAGACTTTGATATAGAAAATCCAGAGCATATAAAAGCGTATGGTAAAGAAATAAAACAATTTGTTATTTCCAGAAATGGTCATTACAATGAAGATATTTTAAATACAATGATAGAAGCTAAATCAAAAGATATTGAAAAACTTATACCAAATTTAGATAAAAAATCATTATTTAACATGTTCAATGATTATCTTAAATACAACGATGAAGACAGTACTGATTATGAAACATTTTTAATTTTAATCAATGGTGAAAAAGTGGAAGACTATATTTCTGAATATTATGAATACTTTTTATACGACTACGAACCAAATATAAGAGCAAATTATGCAAAAAGTAAATTATCTTCTTTGAATACCAATTTATCAGATAATTCTTTAAACGAGTTAGCTCAATATGTAAATGACGAACAAGTCCCTGTAGAAGGCGGAAGTAATGTCCTTGAGGTTAGAGTAACCGGAATCCCTGTTCTAACAAATAAAGTTAACGATATGGTTTTTGATAATCAAAAAGAAAGTATGTTATTTGCTTATTCATTAGTATTTATATTATTTGCAATTCAAATGCATTCGATAATTTTAGGATTATTAGCTTTAATTCCAATAACCTTAACAATTATTGTAAACTTTGGAATTATGGGGTTAACTGGAATTTCTTTAAATGCCGCAACTGTTACTATAGCATCTATTACTATAGGTACTGGTATTGACTATACAATTCATTATTTATCAAGATTTAAAAAGGAATATAGAGAAAACAAAGACAAATTTAAGGCAGCAGTAAGAACTTCTGCAACATCTGGAAGAGCAATATTAATCAATTCATTGGCCGTTATTTTAGGTTTTGCAACATTTATCTTTTCTGAAATAGGTATGCTTAAGCAATTTGGTATTTTAACAGCAACGGCAATGATTGTAGCGCCATTTTTAACTCTAACAATATTTCCTGTTTTAATGACCATGTTAAGCGATAAATTATTAACTAAATTTTCTAAAGATTCAGTTATAAAAAAATTAAATAGTAGGAGGGTGAATGCATGAAAAGAAAGGCATTATTAATGACAGTTGTATTGATTTTAACTTCTTTTGTATTTGCTATTACAGGTCAGGAAGTACTTGATAATGTAAAGGATGAACATGATAACTTTAAAACAGAAAAATCATTGGTAATAATGAAATTAAAAGATTCAAATGGGGATATTAGAGAAAGAGAATTTGATATGTATTTAATGCATTCAGGTGACGATTCATTGGCTTTAGTAAGATTCCACAAACCATCAGAAGTTAAAAATATTACATTACTAACTTTATCTGATGACGAAATATATTTATATATGCCAGCATATAGAAAGACAAAGAGGATTTCTGGTGGAGCAAAAAATGGAAAATTTGTAGGATCAGATTTCAAATATAATGATATCTCTTTATTATATAACGAACAAACTGGTGATTACGATGCTAATTTAATAAAAGAAACAGATAAAGAATATGTAGTTGAAGTTATTCCACATGAAAAAGACAATGATTACGGAAGAATAATTATGACAATAAAAAAGGAACATATGCTCTTTGAAAAAATTGAATTTTATAATC harbors:
- a CDS encoding transposase; translation: MNIEELKNDLEAEKFLFDIGVLKINEVCPYCESTEIYSIRRNHFKCKSCRREWSKYNGTIFKDIRIKPLKFVKIIHELSKGSLIKRISEDLEVSYNTVLKIKTLILKRLLKKLFNIDEVKSLFSVGIEINENGIDLNYVENINLEELSTLKNEKIGRLYIFKNYDIYDLYIVFSEKIIKSLEKNSVKLNLKDVRVELRMLLKNISEKVSKGKITNVDTLLFTLVQTHFINYHGNDKLFYLFLEILKHK
- a CDS encoding efflux RND transporter permease subunit; this translates as MKINKKSSIFIVILISVLTIFFGFYAAKVSVKDNIASYVPKNDPDKKIYDEVADEFGLNGIILTGVKFDDAYKHFGEINALTEKLKKLNVVDNVISPVNAPRISVTEEGDISVGNLKSSYDFSTYDSYDFEKLKNELLNDDMIKGKFISEDGKSVLFAIGLKKNVEEKSAGLMVENVFKEANVDYYIFGTAIANREIEEIVKDNLLKLIPIVLILVMLVLYFSYKNIAGVILPIISVLIADIWTVGIMYLLGINFNITTSAVPIAVVGIGTAYPIHIISKYYEELHRGISATDAVNETLKHVGTAVVLSALTTIAGFLSLLTADLTPVWQLGIFTSLGIALALLMATVFVPAMLMIFQPKSKANLSQEGESHLLKTFTSKIIYHRTITLSIILFLIILTSFFIPKIKSDMQIENFMSEKTHMVQGSKFLRKNFGGNDYIFIDFLAKKDNTFRDFYFNRTIKDISMYAKNSPVVSQITNIGDVVANLTEGFTGYEYVPGSNYAMEQNYMLIEGSEGIDKILSTEKNEAISQIMVNTKSFSDVKILEKKLKEYIDNNIIKEYKVEDFDIENPEHIKAYGKEIKQFVISRNGHYNEDILNTMIEAKSKDIEKLIPNLDKKSLFNMFNDYLKYNDEDSTDYETFLILINGEKVEDYISEYYEYFLYDYEPNIRANYAKSKLSSLNTNLSDNSLNELAQYVNDEQVPVEGGSNVLEVRVTGIPVLTNKVNDMVFDNQKESMLFAYSLVFILFAIQMHSIILGLLALIPITLTIIVNFGIMGLTGISLNAATVTIASITIGTGIDYTIHYLSRFKKEYRENKDKFKAAVRTSATSGRAILINSLAVILGFATFIFSEIGMLKQFGILTATAMIVAPFLTLTIFPVLMTMLSDKLLTKFSKDSVIKKLNSRRVNA
- a CDS encoding outer membrane lipoprotein-sorting protein — translated: MKRKALLMTVVLILTSFVFAITGQEVLDNVKDEHDNFKTEKSLVIMKLKDSNGDIREREFDMYLMHSGDDSLALVRFHKPSEVKNITLLTLSDDEIYLYMPAYRKTKRISGGAKNGKFVGSDFKYNDISLLYNEQTGDYDANLIKETDKEYVVEVIPHEKDNDYGRIIMTIKKEHMLFEKIEFYNHENKLIKIMNFKDEKDFDGHILATTIELNNLEENHSTILEIKKVEFDIPITKKFFDIGNISKPVLKYK